A single window of Solanum dulcamara chromosome 5, daSolDulc1.2, whole genome shotgun sequence DNA harbors:
- the LOC129890261 gene encoding uncharacterized protein LOC129890261, translating to MTGSSASDQDGLGLVTIPRDEPEASEGRDPISYTEHIANLMQQMANMQREIDRLRNLTNLSISLNTPLPEHGADATIPPVDSPSPQDFLPNPSPFKTNMTAPKQLVNQPQVNFANINSQQTNPLPFTTPYVSQTPVLQTTLTQAPLTETNPLTQKAPLTQTNPLIQKYQMIQHIPVTHTTTPNMQYMPQVYVTEAQPFVTPIPTMPEVDPYEEMERKARSKIDESVAREIRNLKEAFKSIQLHKECEGFEYEDLCVHPDVELPVGYKVPKFDVFDGKGNPRAHLRSYCDKLVGVGKDEAIRMKLFIRSLTGEALDWYTSQDPKKWHSWSIMAQDFMDRFKFNTEAIPDRFYLMKLEKKSTESFRIYAMRWRADAAKVQPSMTESEMTSLFIQSQKDATYYEKMISVVGQKFFEVVRMGEFIEEGIKTGRITNLAALQATSKAIQSDSIRGAFKKKKDGVSAVMTIQKRRPNQIIFGPSVAPYPVYTTQPIYYPSRAPTYPNPSQYRPTYPPQSHYQTQIRPSNPPRPRPNFERRPPKTYTPLAEPLSQLYERLRTAGILQPIQARIPNPLPGWYDDTKHCVYHSGAVGHDTENCLTLKDKIEALIKEGVIQLRGAAPNVNNNPLPNHENVNMITIDEECNLEGTIFANQRREEFPLSYSTDTKDKGKGKVVVEVAAAGMTRSGRCYAPEGVARIVPNKEVNQKKVVTEAEIEDFWRKMPTKEYSVVEQLKKTPAQISLMSLLMSSETHRSALVKVLSEAYVPANITSENLSAMVGQVLEANKFCFHEEELPSEVIGEIDLPLQIGPEEFVVEFQVLDIPASYNLLLGRPWIHMAGAVLSTLHQNLKFVWNHHEIIVHGEGSNSMYPENSIPVVESMEELDGSVFHTKEIMCVHQTERVKLPRVLVMVAWEMLKNGFMPGRGLGVNLGGIVEPIQLSGQKYTFGLGYKPTPEEVSLADLKRKSDISLPHPIPHLNQSFSKAYIIKESEEDAENTLVEGLKNLFIEEVECNMILEDCTEIPTIWDVEPGDALNNWTYNPSPFPRKSCEQINEFTNTENVTCNEMSKQISNTEQSFAEYEEEVQPEELTEDFEHFKNKIKPNLDETETVNLGDSELMKETRISIHLTPSQRKELIDLLGQYMDVFAWSYDDMPGLSTNIVSHKLPTDPSCPPVKQKPRKIKPDLSLKVKEEVSKQIDANVIRVTKYPTWLANIVPVPKKDGKIRVCVDYRDLNKASPKDDFPLPNIHILIDNCAKHELQSFVDCFAGYHQILMDEEDADKTAFITPWGVYCYRVMPFGLKNAGATYMRAMTTIFHDMIHKEIEVYVDDVIIKSQKSSNHLTDLKKFFDRLRRYNLKLNPAKCAFGVPAGKLLGFIVSRKGIELDPSKIKAIQDLPPPKSRKDVMSFLGRLNYISRFIAQSTIICEPIFKLLRKDAAIKWTEDCQQAFDRIKEYLSSPPVLVPPKPGRPLLLYMSVSDNAFGCVLGQHDKTGRKEQAIYYLSKKFTPYEARYTLLERTCCALTWVAQKLRHYLCAYTTFLISRMDPLKYIFQKPMPMGKLAKWQILLSEFDIIYVTQKAIKGQALADHLAENPVDEEYEPLKTYFPDEEVLFIGEDILEEYHGWRMFFDAKFKFLCTNNMAEYEACILGLRMAVDMNIQELLVIGDSDLLIHQVQGEWSTKNMKILPYLQCVKEICKKFIKIEFRHIPRAQNEFADALATMSSMIQHPDKNYIDPIKINVQDQPAYCFHVDEEIDGEPWYYDIVRYLKEGDYPEGISNIQKRTLRRLANHFFLSGEILYRRTPDLGLLRCVDSQEASKLIEEIHGGTCGPHMNGFTLAKKIVRAGYFWMTMETDCIRFVRKSWGMDVIGPIEPAASNGHRFILVAIDYFTKWVEASSHKSVTKKVVTDFVRNNIVCRFGIPHSIITDNGANLNSDLMHAICDKFKIIHRNSTPYRPQMNGAVEAANKNIKRLLVYGTEAVLPMEVEIPSLRIIQEAEMSDAKWIQSRYEQLMLIDEKRMNAVCHEQLYQHRMAKAFNKKVRLRQFRPGQLVLKRIFPHQEEAKGKFAPNWYGPYVVHKVLTGGAVILAEMDGKIWPKAINSDAIKKYYV from the exons ATGACTGGTTCAAGTGCATCCGATCAAGATGGTTTAGGACTTGTCACTATCCCAAGAGATGAACCTGAGGCTTCAGAAGGAAGGGATCCTATTTCTTATACTGAACATATTGCTAACCTGATGCAACAAATGGCCAATATGCAAAGAGAGATCGATCGACTTCGAAACCTTACCAATTTGTCCATTAGCCTAAATACACCACTTCCCGAACATGGGGCAGATGCAACTATTCCACCTGTTGACTCTCCCTCGCCTCAAGACTTCCTTCCAAATCCTTCCCCTTTCAAAACCAATATGACTGCTCCTAAACAACTCGTCAACCAACCACAAGTCAATTTCGCAAACATCAACTCACAACAAACCAATCCACTACCTTTCACTACCCCTTATGTTTCCCAAACTCCAGTCCTCCAAACTACACTTACCCAAGCTCCACTCACTGAAACTAACCCACTTACCCAAAAAGCCCCACTCACCCAAACCAACCCGCTCATCCAAAAATACCAAATGATCCAACATATACCTGTGACACATACTACAACTCCTAACATGCAATATATGCCACAAGTATACGTAACAGAAGCTCAACCTTTCGTTACTCCAATACCAACCATGCCAGAAGTCGATCCATATGAGGAGATGGAGAGAAAGGCCAGATCAAAAATAGATGAAAGTGTAGCTAGGGAGATTCGTAATTTGAAGGAAGCGTTCAAAAGTATCCAACTTCACAAGGAGTGCGAAGGGTTTGAGTATGAGGATTTATGTGTTCATCCTGATGTCGAGTTGCCTGTAGGATATAAAGTACCAAAATTTGATGTGTTTGATGGGAAAGGAAATCCACGAGCTCATTTAAGATCGTATTGTGACAAGCTAGTTGGAGTGGGGAAAGATGAGGCCATTAGAATGAAATTATTCATAAGGAGTTTGACAGGAGAAGCACTGGATTGGTATACAAGTCAAGATCCGAAGAAATGGCATAGTTGGAGTATCATGGCACAGGATTTCATGGATAGGTTCAAGTTCAACACTGAGGCCATACCAGATAGATTCTATTTgatgaaattagaaaaaaagtcGACGGAGTCTTTTAGAATATATGCCATGAGATGGAGAGCAGATGCTGCAAAGGTTCAACCTTCGATGACAGAAAGTGAGATGACCTCCctttttatacaatctcaaaaagATGCAACGTATTATGAAAAGATGATAAGCGTGGTAGGACAAAAGTTCTTTGAAGTTGTAAGGATGGGAGAATTCATTGAAGAAGGTATTAAAACTGGGAGAATCACTAATTTGGCAGCCTTACAAGCAACAAGTAAAGCAATTCAGTCAGATTCAATTAGAGGAGCctttaagaagaagaaggacggAGTGTCCGCTGTCATGACCATCCAGAAACGTAGGCCAAACCAAATTATCTTTGGG CCTTCTGTCGCCCCTTATCCAGTTTACACTACTCAGCCAATATATTATCCATCCAGAGCGCCCACTTATCCAAATCCCTCACAATACCGACCTACATACCCACCTCAATCCCATTATCAAACACAAATTCGCCCATCAAATCCACCAAGGCCCcgcccaaactttgaaagaagaCCACCCAAAACCTATACACCTTTAGCCGAACCTTTATCCCAACTATATGAAAGGTTGAGAACCGCAGGGATACTCCAACCAATCCAAGCACGAATTCCCAACCCCCTTCCCGGATGGTATGATGACACTAAGCATTGCGTCTATCACTCTGGAGCTGTTGGACATGACACCGAGAACTGTCTTACTCTCAAGGACAAGATTGAGGCATTAATCAAAGAAGGAGTTATTCAACTCAGAGGTGCTGCCCCCAATGTAAATAACAATCCTCTTCCAAATCATGAGAATGTGAACATGATCACCATTGATGAAGAATGCAATTTGGAAGGGACTATTTTTGCCaatcaaagaagagaagaat TTCCCTTGAGTTACTCAACTGACACAAAGGACAAAGGGAAAGGAAAAGTAGTTGTAGAAGTTGCTGCTGCCGGAATGACAAGATCGGGGCGATGTTATGCCCCTGAAGGTGTTGCACGAATCGTACCGAATAAGGAAGTTAACCAAAAGAAAGTTGTGACAGAAGCTGAAATAGAGGATTTTTGGAGGAAAATGCCAACAAAAGAATATTCTGTTGTTGAACAGTTGAAGAAGACTCCCGCCCAAATTTCCTTGATGTCATTATTGATGAGTTCTGAAACTCACAGGAGCGCTTTGGTGAAAGTTCTAAGTGAAGCTTATGTTCCGGCCAATATCACAAGTGAGAATCTTTCAGCCATGGTAGGGCAGGTTTTGGAAGCAAACAAATTCTGTTTTCACGAAGAGGAATTACCATCTGAAG TCATTGGCGAAATTGATTTGCCACTGCAAATTGGACCCGAGGAGTTCGTGGTAGAATTCCAAGTATTGGACATACCTGCTAGTTACAATTTATTGCTTGGGAGGCCTTGGATCCATATGGCTGGTGCGGTCCTTTCTACCCTgcaccaaaatttgaaatttgtttgGAACCACCACGAGATTATTGTTCATGGAGaaggtagtaattccatgtATCCTGAGAATTCAATCCCTGTTGTTGAAAGTATGGAAGAACTGGATGGGTCTGTGTTCCATACTAAAGAGATTATGTGTGTTCATCAAACCGAAAGGGTAAAGTTACCACGTGTGCTTGTGATGGTGGCTTGGGAAATGTTGAAGAATGGTTTCATGCCTGGTCGAGGTCTTGGAGTGAACTTAGGTGGAATAGTGGAACCAATTCAATTGTCGGGCCAGAAATACACCTTTGGTTTGGGATACAAGCCTACTCCTGAAGAAGTCTCATTGGCCGATCTCAAAAGGAAAAGTGACATTTCATTGCCCCATCCCATTCCGCACTTGAATCAGTCATTTTCCAAGGCATATATTATAAAGGAATCAGAGGAAGACGCTGAAAACACCCTCGTGGAAGGACTCAAAAACTTATTTATAGAAGAAGTAGAATGCAACATGATCTTGGAGGATTGTACCGAGATTCCGACCATATGGGATGTGGAGCCTGGAGATGCTTTGAACAATTGGACTTATAACCCATCCCCGTTTCCTCGAAAATCTTG CGAGCAAATTAATGAATTTACCAATACCGAGAATGTGACATGTAATGAAATGAGCAAACAAATCTCAAATACCGAGCAATCTTTTGCGGAATATGAAGAAGAGGTGCAACCTGAAGAGTTGACTGAAGATTTTGAacattttaagaataaaataaagccAAATTTGGATGAAACTGAGACGGTAAATTTGGGAGATTCAGAACTAATGAAAGAAACAAGAATTAGCATCCATTTGACTCCGTCTCAAAGAAAGGAACTTATTGATCTTTTGGGACAATATATGGATGTATTTGCATGGTCTTATGATGATATGCCGGGTCTAAGCACAAACATTGTTTCACATAAGTTGCCAACTGATCCATCTTGTCCCCCAGTCAAGCAAAAGCCAAGGAAGATCAAGCCTGatctgagtttaaaagttaaGGAAGAAGTTTCTAAGCAAATCGACGCCAACGTCATCCGAGTCACAAAGTATCCTACATGGTTAGCTAATATAGTGCCAGTgccaaagaaagatggaaaAATCAGAGTATGTGTAGACTATCGAGACCTCAACAAGGCCAGTCCGAAAGAtgattttccacttccaaacaTTCACATACTTATTGATAATTGTGCAAAGCATGAGTTGCAGTCATTTGTTGATTGCTTTGCAGGCTACCATCAGATTCTAATGGATGAAGAAGACGCTGATAAAACGGCATTCATCACACCTTGGGGAGTGTATTGTTATCGAGTAATGCCTTTTGGACTCAAGAATGCAGGAGCAACATACATGAGAGCTATGACTACCATTTTTCATGACATGATCCATAAGGAGATTGAAGTCTATGTagatgatgtcattatcaagtCACAAAAGAGCTCCAATCACCTCACAGATTTGAAGAAGTTCTTTGATAGGTTGAGGCGGTATAATCTGAAATTAAATCCTGCAAAGTGTGCATTTGGTGTCCCTGCTGGAAAGTTGTTGGGTTTCATTGTGAGTAGGAAGGGCATAGAATTGGATCCTTCAAAAATAAAGGCTATTCAAGACTTGCCCCCTCCAAAGAGTCGAAAGGATGTAATGAGTTTTCTTGGTCGACTAAATTACATTAGTCGATTCATTGCACAGTCGACTATAATTTGTGAACCAATCTTTAAGTTGTTGAGGAAAGACGCTGCCATTAAATGGACTGAAGATTGTCAACAAGCTTTTGACAGAATCAAGGAGTACTTATCTAGTCCGCCCGTCTTGGTGCCTCCAAAACCGGGGAGACCATTGCTACTATATATGTCAGTATCGGACAATGCATTTGGATGTGTGTTAGGACAACATGATAAAACTGGGAGGAAAGAACAGGCTATATACTACTTGAGCAAGAAATTCACGCCTTATGAAGCCCGGTATACTTTATTGGAACGCACTTGTTGTGCCTTGACTTGGGTTGCACAAAAGTTAAGACATTACTTATGCGCGTATACCACTTTTCTCATCTCAAGGATGGATCCACTCAAATACATATTTCAGAAGCCTATGCCAATGGGGAAGTTGGCAAAATGGCAAATTTTACTAAGTGAATTCGATATTATTTATGTCACTCAGAAGGCCATCAAGGGACAGGCGCTTGCTGATCATCTTGCTGAAAACCCTGTGGATGAAGAGTACGAACCTCTTAAAACTTATTTCCCTGATGAAGAGGTGTTATTTATTGGAGAGGATATTTTAGAAGAATATCATGGGTGGAGGATGTTCTTTGATG CGAAATTCAAGTTTCTATGCACTAACAATATGGCGGAGTATGAAGCTTGTATTCTTGGACTTAGAATGGCTGTTGATATGAATATACAAGAATTGTTGGTTATAGGTGACTCAGACTTATTGATTCACCAGGTACAAGGCGAATGGAGCACCAAGAATATGAAGATACTCCCCTATTTGCAATGTGTGAAGGAAATATGCAAGAAATTTATCAAGATAGAGTTCAGGCATATTCCTAGAGCTCAAAATGAATTCGCAGATGCCTTGGCAACCATGTCTTCTATGATTCAACATCCAGACAAGAATTATATAGATCCAATCAAAATCAATGTGCAGGATCAACCGGCCTATTGTTTCCATGTGGATGAAGAAATAGATGGAGAACCATGGTACTATGATATTGTGAGGTATCTCAAAGAAGGAGATTATCCAGAAGGCATAAGCAATATTCAAAAGAGAACACTGCGGAGGCTTGCAAATCACTTTTTCTTAAGTGGAGAAATCCTTTATAGGAGGACTCCAGATTTAGGTTTATTAAGGTGTGTCGACTCCCAAGAGGCGAGCAAGTTGATTGAAGAAATACATGGGGGTACTTGCGGGCCACACATGAATGGTTTTACTTTGGCAAAGAAGATTGTGCGGGCCGGATATTTCTGGATGACTATGGAAACAGACTGCATTCGCTTTGTGAGGAAAT CCTGGGGCATGGATGTCATCGGTCCTATCGAACCAGCCGCATCAAATGGACACAGGTTTATTTTGGTAGCTATCGATTACTTCACAAAATGGGTAGAAGCATCCTCACATAAGTCTGTGACAAAAAAAGTGGTGACAGATTTTGTTCGCAATAACATAGTTTGTAGATTTGGCATCCCCCATTCGATTATAACAGATAATGGAGCTAACCTCAATAGCGATTTGATGCATGCGATATGtgataagttcaaaatcattcACCGCAATTCTACTCCTTACCGACCACAGATGAATGGAGCAGTTGAGGCTGCCAACAagaatatcaaaaga CTTTTGGTTTATGGAACAGAAGCAGTATTACCAATGGAAGTTGAGATACCATCCCTGAGGATAATCCAAGAAGCTGAGATGAGTGATGCCAAATGGATACAAAGCCGATATGAACAATTGATGCTCATTGATGAAAAAAGAATGAATGCAGTTTGTCACGAACAACTTTATCAACATAGGATGGCCAAAGCTTTCAATAAAAAGGTAAGACTGAGACAGTTCAGGCCTGGACAATTGGTGTTAAAACGGATATTCCCGCACCAAGAAGAAGCTAAGGGGAAGTTTGCGCCTAATTGGTATGGGCCTTATGTGGTTCACAAAGTGTTAACTGGAGGAGCGGTGATTCTAGCAGAAATGGATGGAAAGATATGGCCGAAAGCCATCAATTCAGATGCGATTAAAAAATACTATGTCTAG